In Thermotoga sp. Ku-13t, one genomic interval encodes:
- a CDS encoding cytidine deaminase — MSEKELIERAIEAMRRAYAPYSNFKVGAALLTKSGKVFVGCNIENASFGLSVCAERVAIFTAVAAGETEFEKLVVVASTSSPVSPCGACRQVMSEFGDFEVILANTNGDTMKTRVSELLPYAFKLREG; from the coding sequence ATGAGCGAAAAGGAACTGATCGAAAGGGCGATTGAAGCCATGCGAAGAGCGTACGCACCCTATTCCAACTTCAAGGTTGGTGCAGCCCTTCTTACGAAATCCGGAAAAGTTTTCGTCGGGTGCAACATTGAGAACGCGTCCTTTGGGCTTTCTGTATGTGCCGAGAGGGTGGCAATATTCACCGCGGTGGCCGCCGGTGAAACGGAGTTCGAAAAACTCGTCGTTGTTGCGAGCACAAGTTCTCCCGTGAGTCCATGTGGGGCGTGTAGACAGGTGATGAGCGAGTTTGGAGATTTTGAAGTGATACTGGCGAACACGAATGGTGACACTATGAAAACGAGAGTTTCGGAACTTCTCCCGTACGCGTTCAAACTCAGGGAGGGATGA
- the era gene encoding GTPase Era, with product MKSGFVTLVGRPNVGKSSLINSFMGRKVLIVTEKPQTTRNRIRCIYTDTEHQIIFIDTPGIHKPLHRLGHFMVEAAVQAMKGVDLILFVVDATKGFGEPEEQIISLLKASKNRSFLVINKIDLAEDYEHLAELGRQKYDFEKTFFTSVVKNEGVQELFEAIKAVMPEGPMYFPLDTVTDRPLSFQFAEIIREKVLLLTRDEVPHCVAVIVDEIAERDNGVLYVAATIYVERDSQKGILIGKDGRMIKQIGTLSRIEMEQLVGKKIYLDLHVKVKKNWRDKDFIILNEVGMKDDLQ from the coding sequence TTGAAGTCTGGTTTCGTAACACTCGTTGGAAGACCGAACGTGGGTAAGTCGAGTCTCATAAACAGTTTCATGGGGAGAAAAGTCCTCATCGTGACAGAAAAGCCACAAACCACACGCAACCGTATACGCTGTATCTACACAGACACAGAACATCAGATAATTTTCATTGACACACCAGGCATCCACAAACCTCTGCACAGACTGGGACATTTCATGGTGGAAGCTGCTGTGCAAGCGATGAAAGGAGTAGATCTGATACTCTTCGTCGTGGATGCCACGAAGGGTTTTGGGGAACCTGAAGAGCAAATAATAAGCTTGCTGAAGGCATCCAAGAATAGAAGCTTTCTGGTGATCAACAAGATAGACCTTGCAGAGGACTACGAGCATCTGGCAGAGCTGGGCCGTCAGAAGTACGATTTCGAAAAGACCTTCTTCACCAGCGTCGTTAAGAACGAAGGTGTGCAGGAGCTGTTCGAAGCCATAAAGGCCGTCATGCCGGAAGGTCCCATGTACTTTCCACTGGACACCGTGACCGATCGACCGCTGTCTTTCCAGTTTGCCGAGATCATAAGGGAAAAGGTGCTCCTGCTCACCAGGGACGAAGTGCCACACTGTGTTGCGGTGATCGTGGATGAAATAGCAGAGCGCGATAACGGAGTGCTGTACGTCGCTGCGACCATCTACGTCGAGAGGGATTCGCAGAAGGGGATACTCATCGGCAAGGACGGCAGGATGATAAAACAGATCGGCACGCTCTCCAGGATCGAAATGGAACAGCTGGTCGGAAAGAAGATCTATCTCGATCTCCACGTGAAGGTCAAGAAGAACTGGAGGGACAAAGACTTCATAATACTGAACGAGGTAGGCATGAAAGACGATCTCCAGTGA
- a CDS encoding alanine/ornithine racemase family PLP-dependent enzyme — translation MPRLYVNLSKIATNTRRLIELLSGQGIELVAVTKVTLGDPKIARVLRESGVRIIADSRIQNIERMKSDGIDGPFMMLRIPQVSELERIVELCEYVLVSELEVVEKIEQLCREKKRRVKLIYMVDVGDLREGVWYEHAVEEIAQAVRICDWAEVCGVGTNLGCYGGVLPSEENMRTLLSIRDCVEKIVRTSLPIVSGGNTSALKLVEEGRLPKGVNQFRVGEAIYLGTDVTNNREIDWLEKDAFILEAEVIEVKTKPSVPVGKTGFDAFGRRPVFVDRGWRKRAILALGEQDTVPNHLKPLDEGAVVIHASSDHTILDITDVERPIRIGDMVRFRLSYAALLRAMNCPHVEKVYV, via the coding sequence TTGCCCAGACTTTACGTGAACCTCTCCAAAATCGCCACGAACACGCGTCGTCTGATCGAACTCCTTTCCGGTCAGGGTATAGAACTCGTGGCCGTCACGAAAGTGACCCTGGGTGATCCAAAAATCGCCAGGGTGTTGCGTGAATCGGGCGTTCGAATCATAGCCGATTCGAGGATCCAGAACATCGAGCGTATGAAATCTGACGGCATAGACGGCCCGTTCATGATGCTGAGAATTCCCCAGGTTAGCGAACTCGAGAGGATTGTCGAACTGTGTGAGTACGTTCTAGTTTCAGAACTGGAAGTGGTAGAAAAAATCGAACAACTCTGTCGGGAAAAGAAGCGTAGGGTGAAACTGATCTACATGGTTGACGTCGGAGATCTGAGAGAGGGTGTGTGGTACGAGCACGCAGTGGAAGAGATCGCGCAGGCCGTCAGAATCTGTGACTGGGCCGAGGTTTGTGGTGTTGGGACGAACCTCGGATGTTACGGTGGCGTTTTACCGAGCGAAGAGAACATGCGCACGCTGCTCAGCATAAGAGACTGCGTTGAAAAGATAGTCCGCACATCCTTACCGATCGTTTCTGGCGGAAACACGTCTGCGCTCAAACTGGTCGAAGAAGGAAGACTCCCCAAGGGTGTGAACCAGTTCAGAGTGGGCGAAGCCATATATCTCGGCACGGACGTGACGAACAACAGGGAGATCGACTGGCTGGAGAAGGATGCCTTCATTCTCGAGGCCGAAGTGATCGAAGTGAAGACCAAACCTTCCGTTCCGGTTGGCAAAACGGGGTTCGACGCTTTCGGAAGGCGTCCCGTATTCGTGGACAGGGGCTGGCGAAAGCGTGCGATCCTGGCGCTCGGAGAACAGGACACCGTGCCGAATCATCTAAAGCCTCTCGATGAGGGAGCCGTCGTGATCCACGCATCGAGCGATCACACGATCTTAGACATCACCGACGTGGAAAGGCCCATACGTATCGGCGATATGGTGCGTTTCAGGTTGAGTTACGCGGCCCTCTTGAGGGCAATGAACTGTCCGCACGTGGAGAAAGTCTACGTTTGA
- a CDS encoding DUF4382 domain-containing protein has protein sequence MRKMLLAVVGATIALVLASCALLSWSQPSVKVYLTDAVLPIENVESILVTIDRILLLSEDATVVVSDEATTVNLLDLVGQELYVGSVPEGTYGQLRFEISAATITVDGTDHPLRISSGSLKYNLQGFYVKSGTSIVLDFDLSRSIKVTGSATSSEHGNNPVEYHMTPVIHTRYGHLYDITGRVVKNNQGLPHALVALFETGQSSPTAVTLTHKESAHWLAGEFRLCKVRPGNYELKIYANWQSAQDPDYIFELTPATTLSVTVQNEDVDLGNIDIQ, from the coding sequence ATGAGAAAGATGTTGCTCGCTGTGGTGGGCGCCACGATAGCACTTGTGCTCGCCTCCTGTGCGCTTCTGAGTTGGTCACAGCCGAGCGTCAAAGTGTACCTCACCGACGCAGTTTTGCCCATCGAAAATGTTGAAAGCATCCTCGTGACGATCGATCGCATACTTTTGCTCAGCGAAGATGCCACGGTAGTTGTCAGCGACGAGGCAACAACGGTGAATTTGCTGGACCTCGTCGGTCAGGAACTGTACGTCGGGTCTGTACCAGAAGGAACCTATGGTCAGCTGCGTTTCGAGATCTCGGCTGCCACGATCACCGTTGATGGGACCGATCATCCTTTGCGGATCAGTTCTGGCTCGTTGAAGTACAACCTGCAGGGCTTCTATGTGAAGTCCGGTACTTCCATTGTTCTGGATTTCGACCTTTCAAGGTCGATCAAGGTCACAGGCTCTGCGACGAGTTCAGAGCATGGAAACAATCCGGTTGAATACCACATGACTCCAGTCATTCACACAAGGTACGGCCATCTGTACGACATCACGGGTCGAGTTGTAAAGAACAATCAAGGCCTTCCTCACGCACTGGTTGCGCTCTTTGAAACGGGGCAATCGAGTCCGACCGCGGTGACGCTGACGCACAAAGAATCGGCCCACTGGCTGGCCGGTGAGTTCAGATTGTGTAAAGTGAGGCCTGGCAACTACGAGCTGAAAATATACGCAAACTGGCAGTCAGCGCAGGATCCTGATTACATCTTCGAACTCACTCCGGCAACAACTCTGTCTGTGACTGTACAGAATGAAGATGTTGATCTTGGCAATATCGACATTCAGTGA
- the uxaC gene encoding glucuronate isomerase, with translation MAFLDENYLLSCETAKQLYQLVKDLPIVDAHNHSDAREIVENKGWNDIWEAEAATDHYVWELMRRRGVPEEKITGKASNYEKWLALAEVFPKFVGNPTYEWIHLDLRRRFSINEIISKETAQIIWNKAKEKLQSDDMKPQKLLRDMNVEIMCTTNDPAEDLHYHELARERVEGVKILPTWRPDRFCKVHSPDFKKFVSQLEERTNVSITGLSAFVEALKKTHDRFAKLGCVCSDHALLDPIVHRVSESEASRIFEKALKEPVSYEEHLKFQSYMMYRFAEMNSEKDWAMQLHIGAMRDYRIKLFERLGPDSGGDIIAGFVDVARGMKNFFNDFDGKLRIVLYCMDTSYLPVMATIARAFENVFLGAPWWFNDSPFGMRWHLEYIASVDLLSNFVGMVTDSRKLMSYGSRTEMFRRVLCDVVGTMVERGQIPLGEAIELCRELSYSRPKEFFFGR, from the coding sequence ATGGCGTTCCTGGATGAGAATTATCTACTCAGTTGTGAAACGGCAAAGCAGCTTTATCAACTTGTGAAGGATCTTCCCATCGTCGATGCGCACAACCACAGCGACGCCAGAGAGATCGTCGAGAACAAAGGATGGAACGACATATGGGAAGCCGAAGCCGCCACCGATCACTACGTCTGGGAACTGATGAGGAGGAGAGGAGTCCCGGAAGAAAAGATCACAGGCAAAGCGAGCAACTATGAAAAATGGTTGGCGCTCGCTGAGGTGTTTCCGAAGTTCGTCGGCAATCCGACCTACGAGTGGATACACCTGGATTTGAGAAGGCGTTTTTCTATCAACGAAATCATCTCTAAAGAAACGGCGCAGATCATCTGGAACAAGGCGAAGGAGAAGTTGCAGAGCGATGATATGAAACCTCAAAAACTCTTGAGGGACATGAACGTCGAGATCATGTGCACAACGAACGATCCGGCGGAAGATTTGCATTATCATGAACTCGCACGTGAGAGGGTCGAAGGTGTAAAGATACTGCCAACCTGGAGGCCGGACAGGTTCTGCAAGGTTCATTCGCCCGATTTCAAAAAGTTTGTCTCCCAGCTCGAGGAGCGCACGAACGTTTCGATCACTGGCCTTTCCGCTTTCGTCGAAGCACTTAAGAAAACTCACGATCGTTTTGCTAAGCTTGGTTGTGTTTGCAGCGATCATGCACTCCTCGATCCGATCGTTCACAGAGTCAGCGAGAGCGAGGCATCAAGGATTTTCGAGAAAGCTTTGAAAGAACCTGTGTCCTACGAAGAGCATCTGAAGTTTCAATCCTACATGATGTACAGGTTTGCCGAGATGAACAGCGAAAAAGATTGGGCCATGCAACTGCACATAGGCGCGATGAGGGATTACAGGATCAAGCTGTTCGAGAGGCTTGGACCCGATAGTGGGGGAGACATCATAGCGGGGTTCGTCGACGTAGCGAGGGGCATGAAAAATTTCTTCAACGATTTCGATGGAAAGCTCAGAATCGTTCTGTACTGCATGGACACGAGCTATCTACCGGTGATGGCCACCATTGCCAGAGCCTTCGAAAATGTCTTCCTCGGCGCACCGTGGTGGTTCAACGACAGTCCCTTCGGCATGAGGTGGCACCTCGAATACATAGCGTCGGTGGATCTTCTGAGCAATTTCGTTGGTATGGTCACTGACTCGAGAAAACTCATGTCCTACGGCTCCAGGACCGAGATGTTCAGGAGGGTCCTCTGCGACGTGGTTGGCACGATGGTGGAACGCGGACAGATTCCCTTGGGTGAAGCTATCGAACTCTGCCGTGAGCTGAGCTATTCGAGACCGAAGGAATTCTTCTTTGGGAGATGA
- a CDS encoding glycerol-3-phosphate acyltransferase: MQLFVAILLGYLLGSFLPAYFITKAALGVDIRHIGTKHAGTTNVFRNVGLWPAVFTALYDVSKGILAFKLTSLLGFSELICFTSAIAAVVGHVFPFYLQFRGGRGAATTVGILLYFLWTEWLKIPLKILLSDLSVLVLLVIVLFLVSRKGDVVGLFVLPSLALLVMLRLPERSYLIVVPIFVLLAINLYNIISWKLIVFHENVRPWRVIIRPAAFLLLLLGSQMQRGSFMLFLAVLLGVFLVLDLVRLSHKRTGEFFHDRFKFKMFKESERKRLSSMTLFLLGVTLSYLFFDKNVAVAACSFMILGDLAAKIVGMSFGRTKLFHKTVEGTLAHLALCVYTAYVFHVLNIVPLLAGLSGAIAATICEALPLAINDNVSVPLFSGIVMNVVKGALGG, from the coding sequence ATGCAATTGTTTGTTGCGATCCTGCTGGGTTATCTGCTGGGGAGTTTCTTGCCTGCGTACTTCATAACGAAGGCTGCGCTCGGAGTCGATATACGTCATATCGGTACCAAACACGCAGGGACAACGAACGTCTTCAGGAACGTTGGCTTATGGCCCGCCGTGTTCACGGCACTGTACGATGTTTCAAAGGGAATTCTTGCGTTCAAGCTGACCTCTCTTCTGGGATTTTCAGAACTGATCTGTTTCACCTCCGCGATAGCCGCGGTTGTTGGTCACGTCTTTCCGTTCTATCTCCAGTTCAGAGGTGGTCGTGGTGCCGCGACGACCGTGGGAATACTGCTCTATTTCCTCTGGACTGAATGGTTGAAGATCCCGTTGAAAATATTGCTGTCCGATCTTTCTGTACTGGTACTGCTCGTGATTGTTCTGTTCTTGGTGTCGAGGAAAGGAGATGTGGTGGGGCTCTTCGTACTCCCCTCACTCGCGCTCCTTGTGATGCTCAGGCTGCCAGAGCGTTCCTACCTCATCGTCGTTCCGATATTCGTTCTTCTCGCGATCAATTTGTACAACATCATCAGCTGGAAGTTGATCGTCTTCCACGAGAACGTGAGACCGTGGCGCGTGATCATCAGGCCCGCGGCTTTTTTGCTGCTCTTACTGGGTTCGCAGATGCAAAGGGGCTCTTTCATGCTCTTCTTGGCCGTTCTGCTGGGAGTCTTTCTGGTACTGGATCTGGTGAGGCTCTCTCACAAAAGGACGGGCGAATTCTTCCACGACAGGTTCAAATTCAAAATGTTCAAAGAGAGTGAAAGGAAGCGTTTATCCTCGATGACTCTGTTCTTGCTCGGCGTAACGTTGAGCTATCTCTTCTTCGATAAAAACGTTGCCGTCGCGGCGTGCTCCTTCATGATTCTGGGAGATCTGGCGGCGAAGATCGTCGGAATGAGCTTCGGCAGAACAAAACTCTTTCATAAGACAGTTGAAGGCACGCTGGCACATCTTGCGCTCTGTGTCTATACGGCGTACGTGTTCCACGTTCTGAACATTGTACCGCTTCTGGCTGGATTGTCTGGAGCGATCGCAGCCACGATCTGTGAAGCTTTACCGCTGGCCATCAACGACAACGTGTCGGTACCACTCTTTTCCGGGATCGTGATGAACGTCGTGAAGGGCGCACTGGGTGGATAG
- a CDS encoding pyruvate kinase alpha/beta domain-containing protein — MVVLFRTAGEVNTESTLKIAIEEALKTDSKKLLIASSRGYSAQKALEMIPEGLRLIVVTHHVGFKEPNFDEFPAELRKRLTEKGHTVHTATHALSSVERAFRRQYGGVHAAEIVADALRLIGQGFKVCVEIALMAADAGLVRCDEWVVACGGSSKGLDTAVVLKPANSSRLFELKIGKILCMPSEYVER; from the coding sequence ATGGTGGTGCTGTTCAGGACAGCAGGCGAAGTGAACACAGAATCGACGCTGAAGATCGCGATCGAGGAGGCGTTAAAGACAGATTCGAAGAAGTTACTCATAGCGTCGTCGCGAGGTTACAGCGCTCAGAAAGCCCTGGAAATGATCCCGGAGGGGCTCAGGCTCATCGTCGTGACACACCACGTGGGATTCAAAGAACCAAATTTCGATGAGTTCCCTGCGGAACTGAGAAAACGACTGACGGAGAAAGGGCACACCGTACACACTGCGACGCACGCGCTTTCGAGTGTGGAGAGAGCGTTCAGAAGACAGTACGGAGGCGTACACGCAGCCGAGATCGTCGCCGATGCACTCCGCCTGATCGGTCAGGGATTCAAGGTGTGTGTGGAGATCGCGTTGATGGCCGCCGACGCCGGTCTTGTCAGGTGCGACGAATGGGTGGTCGCGTGCGGCGGTTCGAGCAAAGGTTTAGATACAGCCGTGGTGTTGAAGCCGGCGAACTCGTCCAGGCTGTTCGAACTGAAGATCGGAAAGATCCTGTGCATGCCTTCTGAATATGTAGAACGATGA
- a CDS encoding DUF523 and DUF1722 domain-containing protein, which yields MNQKFPKPKVVFSACLVSELVRYNGKQIRDEFCEKLAQFVDVIKVCPEVGINLPVPRNPMVIIFDEKKRVVQKKTNRDLTEKLLKFSVDFLEALNDGVDGFVLKGKSPSCALRDATAYRFYGNKRFVVKTSGIFAEAVMEKFPKVAFIDESGLKHFWRREHFLCRIFASAELREVIEAGSKTELLKLHERYKYLLMAHSPSLLKKLGKLVSNLKGAELSELFSQYRDLFRSALSVQPTRGKHFNVLQHIYGYFKDKVDEKEKRKLVKLLNDFSSGSASLTKVRRTLTLYAQKLNVEYLLNQRYLRPYPEELEGL from the coding sequence ATGAACCAGAAATTTCCAAAACCAAAGGTTGTCTTCTCCGCGTGTCTGGTTTCTGAACTGGTCAGATACAACGGTAAGCAGATCAGGGACGAATTCTGCGAGAAGCTTGCCCAGTTCGTCGATGTGATCAAAGTCTGTCCCGAGGTTGGCATCAATCTTCCTGTTCCCAGAAATCCTATGGTGATCATCTTTGACGAAAAGAAGAGAGTCGTGCAGAAAAAAACAAACAGAGATCTCACGGAAAAGCTGCTGAAATTCAGTGTAGATTTCCTCGAGGCTCTGAATGATGGGGTGGATGGTTTCGTGCTGAAGGGAAAATCTCCTTCCTGCGCGCTGCGGGACGCGACGGCGTACAGATTTTATGGAAACAAAAGATTCGTGGTGAAGACCTCAGGAATCTTCGCAGAAGCAGTGATGGAGAAATTTCCAAAGGTCGCGTTCATAGATGAATCCGGATTGAAACATTTCTGGCGCAGAGAACATTTCCTGTGCAGAATCTTCGCCAGCGCAGAACTCAGAGAAGTTATCGAGGCTGGCTCGAAGACAGAGCTGTTGAAACTCCACGAAAGGTACAAATACCTGCTCATGGCGCACAGTCCATCACTGTTGAAAAAGCTCGGAAAGCTGGTCTCTAATTTGAAAGGTGCGGAACTCTCAGAACTTTTCTCGCAGTACAGAGATCTGTTCCGTTCGGCCCTGTCTGTCCAGCCAACGCGCGGGAAACATTTCAACGTGCTCCAGCACATCTACGGATACTTCAAAGACAAAGTCGATGAAAAGGAGAAGAGAAAACTCGTGAAACTTCTGAACGATTTCTCGTCAGGTTCGGCGAGCCTGACCAAGGTCAGGCGAACTCTCACTCTCTATGCGCAGAAACTCAATGTTGAGTACCTGCTGAACCAGCGATACCTGAGACCGTATCCAGAAGAGCTGGAAGGTTTATAA
- a CDS encoding S9 family peptidase: MEKIKLDDLTKFRFVSNLVLSPDATKLALVVHGMNLQGNGYDSNIWLYDVESKRLFRLTSSNRDSSPIWLNNSQLLFVSWRDEKDQKRKESGEPLTVFYTIDVAGGEAKRAFELPFSIKQVKKLNDDTIIFTAVYDHRLKDFWLLSKEEKEKALKALKDEKDYEVLDEIPFWSNGSGFTNKRRIRLYSYNLRNQQIVPISDEFSNIEYFSEGKNGNLILYIANRFEHVMRRNNDLYLYDAEKNRSTLLTHAERFRYVFAEFMNEKIIFAGSNMERYGINENPKFYLLDPSSREVQLLTPDFDASLYNSVNSDCRYGSNRTFKVDRERLYFVSTQWHDAQLYRMDLSGRIEQLSLGKGSVDGFDVVCGKIFFVGLKNMKLQEVYQLVGNEEKQISEFNEWVQRERFVSKPERFTFNTDDGTTIEGWIMKPFGFEPGKKYPAVLEIHGGPKTVYGEVFFHEMQLLASEGYVVLYCNPRGSDGRGNDFADIRGKYGTIDYEDIMRFVDESLKRFDFIDENRLGVTGGSYGGFMTNWIIGHTDRFKAAVSQRSIANWISKFGTTDIGYFFVEDQHLATPWSDFEKLWWHSPMKYADRVKTPTLFIHSEEDYRCWLVEGIQMFTSLKYHGVETKLVMFKGENHELSRSGKPLHRLRRLREILDWFEKHLK; this comes from the coding sequence TTGGAGAAAATCAAGCTGGATGATCTCACCAAGTTCAGGTTCGTTTCCAACCTTGTACTCTCCCCAGATGCCACGAAGCTCGCCCTCGTGGTTCACGGGATGAACCTTCAGGGCAACGGCTACGATTCTAACATCTGGCTGTACGATGTCGAATCGAAGAGGCTGTTCCGGCTGACTTCTTCGAACCGTGACAGCTCTCCCATCTGGCTGAACAATTCGCAACTTCTTTTCGTTTCCTGGAGGGACGAGAAAGATCAGAAGAGAAAAGAGAGCGGAGAACCACTCACCGTGTTCTACACGATCGATGTGGCGGGTGGAGAAGCGAAACGTGCCTTTGAGCTGCCTTTCTCCATCAAGCAGGTAAAAAAGCTGAACGATGACACGATCATCTTCACCGCTGTGTACGATCACAGGTTGAAAGATTTCTGGTTGTTGTCGAAGGAAGAGAAAGAAAAAGCGTTGAAGGCACTGAAGGACGAGAAAGATTACGAGGTTCTGGACGAGATACCCTTCTGGTCGAACGGCTCTGGTTTCACGAACAAAAGAAGGATCAGGCTCTACAGTTACAATCTCAGAAATCAGCAGATCGTACCGATCAGCGATGAATTTTCGAACATCGAATACTTCTCAGAGGGAAAGAATGGAAACCTGATCCTTTACATCGCCAACCGTTTCGAGCACGTGATGAGGCGAAACAACGATCTTTACCTTTACGATGCCGAAAAGAACCGTTCGACCCTGCTCACACATGCTGAAAGGTTCAGATACGTCTTTGCTGAATTCATGAATGAAAAAATCATCTTCGCTGGTAGTAACATGGAACGCTACGGCATCAACGAAAATCCAAAGTTCTATTTGCTCGATCCTTCCAGCAGAGAAGTACAGCTGCTCACACCGGATTTCGACGCGAGCCTCTACAACAGTGTCAACAGCGATTGCAGGTACGGTTCCAACAGAACCTTCAAGGTGGACAGGGAACGACTCTACTTCGTGAGCACTCAATGGCACGATGCACAGCTGTACAGGATGGATCTCTCTGGAAGGATAGAACAGCTCAGCCTCGGCAAGGGTTCCGTCGATGGGTTCGACGTTGTTTGTGGAAAAATTTTCTTCGTCGGGTTGAAAAACATGAAACTTCAGGAAGTGTATCAACTCGTGGGGAATGAAGAAAAGCAGATCAGTGAGTTCAACGAGTGGGTTCAGAGAGAGCGGTTCGTTTCGAAGCCTGAAAGGTTCACTTTCAACACAGACGATGGCACGACGATCGAAGGCTGGATCATGAAACCCTTCGGTTTCGAACCCGGGAAGAAGTATCCTGCAGTCTTGGAAATTCACGGAGGACCCAAGACTGTTTATGGAGAGGTGTTCTTCCACGAGATGCAGCTGCTCGCGAGCGAAGGATACGTCGTGCTCTATTGCAATCCGCGCGGGAGCGACGGTAGGGGGAACGATTTTGCGGACATTCGAGGCAAATATGGCACGATCGACTATGAGGACATCATGCGGTTTGTCGATGAGTCGCTGAAGCGGTTCGATTTCATCGACGAGAATCGTTTGGGTGTCACGGGCGGTTCTTACGGTGGTTTCATGACGAACTGGATCATCGGTCACACGGATCGATTCAAGGCAGCCGTTTCTCAGAGGAGCATCGCGAACTGGATCAGCAAGTTCGGTACCACGGACATAGGTTACTTCTTCGTGGAGGATCAGCATCTGGCAACACCGTGGAGCGATTTTGAAAAACTGTGGTGGCACTCACCCATGAAGTACGCCGACAGAGTGAAGACGCCGACTCTGTTCATCCATTCGGAGGAGGACTACAGGTGCTGGCTCGTCGAGGGCATTCAGATGTTCACATCGCTGAAGTACCACGGCGTTGAAACAAAGCTCGTGATGTTCAAAGGAGAAAACCACGAGCTGAGCAGGAGTGGAAAACCTTTACACAGACTCAGAAGGCTGAGAGAGATCCTAGATTGGTTCGAAAAGCATTTGAAATGA
- a CDS encoding hemolysin family protein: protein MEDPYSSFMQLLVMILLLTLSAVFSASETALTSLSRLKLIKKNEQESIHRVNRMLTAVLIMNNFVNLMLSSVATLLFVRLFRNFNEGLVAVFGTIFVTFIVLVVGEISPKIYAREYAERVYQRVDVLLRLLDRLLSPLVSPLLRISNLVVRLIGGKAMEDAPFITSEDIINAVNVGTEGGTIGKQEGMIVEQTFKMSETDIKEIMTPRVDVVAINENATIEEFFKLVNEEGYSRIPVFREDIDDIVGICYVKDAVALVEQLGWDAARSKKVSEIMREPIFAPETMKVSTLLKIFKEKKMHMAIVVDEFGGTAGIVTLEDILEELVGEIMDEYDYDETSNIRKVSENSYIVKGTTPLNDIERELDVEFPPTEHETLAGYLLEQFQRIPSVGEELDVNGFHFKIVAATKSKIDRVLMTIKRREADERKGTDRKGD, encoded by the coding sequence GTGGAAGATCCGTACAGTAGTTTCATGCAACTGCTCGTAATGATCTTGCTTTTGACGCTTTCGGCAGTTTTTTCCGCATCGGAAACGGCGCTCACATCGTTGAGTAGGTTGAAACTGATCAAAAAAAATGAGCAGGAGTCGATCCATCGAGTGAACAGGATGCTTACAGCGGTTCTGATCATGAACAACTTCGTGAACCTCATGCTCTCGTCGGTAGCAACGTTGCTCTTTGTACGATTGTTCAGAAACTTCAACGAGGGGCTTGTCGCGGTGTTTGGAACGATCTTCGTCACCTTCATTGTTCTCGTCGTGGGTGAAATATCGCCGAAGATTTACGCCAGGGAATACGCAGAACGGGTTTATCAACGGGTGGATGTTTTGTTGCGCTTGCTGGATCGGCTTCTGTCTCCGCTGGTCAGTCCGCTGCTGCGCATCAGCAACCTTGTGGTCCGACTGATAGGTGGAAAGGCCATGGAGGACGCGCCTTTCATAACAAGCGAAGACATAATCAACGCGGTTAATGTTGGGACAGAGGGTGGTACGATCGGAAAACAAGAAGGTATGATCGTGGAACAAACTTTCAAGATGAGCGAGACCGACATAAAGGAGATCATGACACCCAGGGTGGATGTCGTGGCAATAAACGAAAACGCGACGATAGAGGAATTCTTCAAGCTTGTGAATGAAGAAGGCTACTCTCGGATCCCTGTTTTCAGGGAAGACATCGACGACATAGTGGGTATCTGCTACGTCAAGGATGCCGTCGCCCTAGTGGAGCAGCTGGGCTGGGATGCGGCAAGGAGCAAGAAGGTTTCTGAGATCATGAGAGAGCCTATCTTCGCTCCCGAGACCATGAAGGTCAGCACGTTGCTGAAAATATTCAAGGAGAAAAAAATGCATATGGCGATCGTGGTAGATGAGTTCGGTGGCACTGCCGGTATAGTGACTCTGGAAGACATCCTCGAAGAGCTCGTCGGTGAGATCATGGACGAATACGATTACGACGAGACCAGCAACATAAGGAAAGTGTCGGAAAACAGCTACATAGTGAAGGGTACGACGCCTTTGAACGATATCGAAAGAGAGCTCGACGTCGAGTTCCCGCCAACCGAGCACGAAACACTCGCTGGCTATTTGCTCGAACAGTTCCAGAGGATTCCAAGCGTGGGGGAAGAACTCGATGTGAACGGTTTTCACTTCAAGATCGTTGCGGCAACGAAGAGTAAAATAGACAGAGTCCTGATGACAATAAAAAGGAGAGAAGCAGATGAGCGAAAAGGAACTGATCGAAAGGGCGATTGA